One segment of Cardiocondyla obscurior isolate alpha-2009 linkage group LG13, Cobs3.1, whole genome shotgun sequence DNA contains the following:
- the Stas gene encoding transmembrane protein 41 homolog isoform X2: MSSQDDVRSGLSEAGNDKVSGSTRKAVVTVGLIFVASLSALFYVYMSFPELEEDEKKHMKLPLHIEDAKNLGKLLERYKDLYYFQVLAGLFITYIFLQTFAIPGSIFLSILSGFLFRFPIALLLVCTCSAIGATLCYLLSSLLGRRLLYRYFPEKANEWTITVTKHRDNLLNYMLFLRMTPLLPNWFINLASPVIGVPMMPFTIGTFFGVAPPSFVAIQAGQTLHKLTSSSDAWSWNSIIILCIFALFSLLPVLYKQKLKKKFE, encoded by the exons ATGAGCTCGCAGGATGACGTGAGATCAG GATTGTCTGAGGCAGGTAATGACAAGGTTAGTGGTTCTACGAGAAAAGCAGTGGTAACTGTTGGACTCATCTTTGTAGCTTCATTAAgtgcattattttatgtatatatgagTTTTCCTGAATTAGAAGA aGATGAAAAGAAACATATGAAACTGCCACTCCATATAGAGGATGCTAAGAACCTAGGAAAACTATTAGAAAgatataaagatttatattatttccaaGTATTGGCTGGACTGTTTATCACTTATATTTT CTTGCAAACGTTTGCCATTCCCGgctctatttttctctcaatcCTATCTGgatttttattccgttttccAATCGCACTGCTACTTGTGTGCACATGCAGCGCGATTGGCGCTACCCTGTGCTACCTGTTGTCCTCTCTCCTGGGAAGACGATTGCTGTACCGGTACTTTCCAGAAAAGGCGAATGAATGGACTATTACGGTGACCAAACATCGCGATAATCTGCTAAACTATATGTTGTTCCTGCGCATGACACCGTTATTACCGAACTGGTTCATCAATCTGGCCAGTCCAGTGATCGGTGTGCCGATGATGCCGTTCACGATCGGCACTTTTTTCGGGGTTGCGCCACCTTCTTTTGTTGCCATACAAGCAGGTCAAACGTTGCACAAGCTTACGTCGTCGAGTGACGCGTGGTCGTGGAATAGTATAATTATACTCTGTATATTtgcgttattttctttattgccTGTGTTGTACAAGCAAAAACTCAAGAAAAAGTTTGAGTGA
- the Phb1 gene encoding prohibitin 1, which translates to MAAQFFNRLGQIGLGMALAGGVVNSALYNVDGGHRAVIFDRFTGIKNAVMGEGTHFFIPWVQKPIIFDIRSRPRNIPVITGSKDLQNVNITLRILFRPVPDSLPKIYTILGVDYDERVLPSITNEVLKAVVAQFDASELITQREIVSQKVSENLIERAGQFGFILDDISITHLTFGKEFTQAVELKQVAQQEAEKARFLVEKAEQQKKAAVISAEGDAQAASLLAKSLAEAGDGLVELRKIEAAEDIAHNLSKSRQVAYLPSGLNVLLNMQ; encoded by the exons atgGCAGCACAATTTTTCAACAGATTAGGCCAGATTGGTCTAGGTATGGCACTGGCAGGTGGTGTCGTTAATTCTGCACTGTATAATG ttGATGGTGGTCACAGAGCAGTCATATTTGACAGATTTACTGGCATTAAGAATGCTGTGATGGGAGAAGGAACACACTTCTTTATTCCTTGGGTGCAAAAAccaattatttttgatattcGATCACGCCCGAGAAATATTCCTGTCATTACTGGAAGCAAGGACttgcaaaatgtaaatattactCTTCGTATTCTCTTTAGGCCTGTACCAGATTCATTGCCTAAGATATACACAATACTTGGTGTTGATTATGATGAAAGAGTATTACCTTCTATTACCAATGAAGTTTTGAAAGCTGTTGTTGCACAGTTTGATGCTAGTGAATTAATTACACAAAGAGAAATTGTGTCCCAAAAAGTCagtgaaaatttaatagaaagaGCTGGACAGTTTGGATTTATTTTGGATGATATTTCTATT ACACATTTAACGTTTGGTAAAGAATTTACCCAGGCAGTTGAATTGAAACAAGTAGCTCAACAGGAGGCAGAAAAGGCTCGTTTCTTGGTAGAAAAGGCCGAACAGCAAAAGAAGGCAGCAGTTATTAGTGCCGAGGGAGATGCCCAAGCCGCTAGTTTATTAGCGAAATCTTTAGCCGAGGCAGGAGACGGTTTAGTTGAGCTCAGAAAAATCGAAGCTGCAGAAGACATCGCACACAATTTATCTAAGTCTCGTCAAGTGGCATATTTACCATCGGGTTTAAATGTGCTGCTTAATATGcagtaa
- the Stas gene encoding transmembrane protein 41 homolog isoform X1 → MARRTREVTRVKSRLSEAGNDKVSGSTRKAVVTVGLIFVASLSALFYVYMSFPELEEDEKKHMKLPLHIEDAKNLGKLLERYKDLYYFQVLAGLFITYIFLQTFAIPGSIFLSILSGFLFRFPIALLLVCTCSAIGATLCYLLSSLLGRRLLYRYFPEKANEWTITVTKHRDNLLNYMLFLRMTPLLPNWFINLASPVIGVPMMPFTIGTFFGVAPPSFVAIQAGQTLHKLTSSSDAWSWNSIIILCIFALFSLLPVLYKQKLKKKFE, encoded by the exons ATGGCACGACGTACTCGCGAAGTGACACGTGTAAAATCAC GATTGTCTGAGGCAGGTAATGACAAGGTTAGTGGTTCTACGAGAAAAGCAGTGGTAACTGTTGGACTCATCTTTGTAGCTTCATTAAgtgcattattttatgtatatatgagTTTTCCTGAATTAGAAGA aGATGAAAAGAAACATATGAAACTGCCACTCCATATAGAGGATGCTAAGAACCTAGGAAAACTATTAGAAAgatataaagatttatattatttccaaGTATTGGCTGGACTGTTTATCACTTATATTTT CTTGCAAACGTTTGCCATTCCCGgctctatttttctctcaatcCTATCTGgatttttattccgttttccAATCGCACTGCTACTTGTGTGCACATGCAGCGCGATTGGCGCTACCCTGTGCTACCTGTTGTCCTCTCTCCTGGGAAGACGATTGCTGTACCGGTACTTTCCAGAAAAGGCGAATGAATGGACTATTACGGTGACCAAACATCGCGATAATCTGCTAAACTATATGTTGTTCCTGCGCATGACACCGTTATTACCGAACTGGTTCATCAATCTGGCCAGTCCAGTGATCGGTGTGCCGATGATGCCGTTCACGATCGGCACTTTTTTCGGGGTTGCGCCACCTTCTTTTGTTGCCATACAAGCAGGTCAAACGTTGCACAAGCTTACGTCGTCGAGTGACGCGTGGTCGTGGAATAGTATAATTATACTCTGTATATTtgcgttattttctttattgccTGTGTTGTACAAGCAAAAACTCAAGAAAAAGTTTGAGTGA
- the LOC139107646 gene encoding uncharacterized protein codes for MVDLDKYRESVRQIRQYAAAHNVSEMQTSEIFQICFQQLETKYSKKSNKSLKRLRVTLPFVLIFIILLYLNQSWLNILFIRISQNSIYPALYALRKIAVPIISLYPSLSEFYDEWCLIENPYFYINDMDCWPCTVAHSVLDLTGHNISRSFNIGIPYTIMENNTNVKMKDLVNLYWNNQDIFDEDAKRISSNNETFKKIHDAMDKRLDLFHTTSLTTHISWRINRMKPSRILRKLFPKPVETPNWWSQSTEKYIFIDESRSPPYLLPNPECSNIMIRCTAGARLIKLIPSSECTQHCRSLTILLSAGYTLWYNWWYWKPVSLPVYNATDISIGYLISFC; via the exons ATGGTCGATCTGGATAAATATAGAGAAAGTGTTCGACAGATCAGACAATATGCGGCCGCTCATAATGTCTCGGAAATGCAAACGTCGGAAATATTCCAAATTTGCTTCCAACAATTGGAGACCAAGTATTcgaaaaaatcaaataaatcgtTGAAGCGTCTGCGGGTTACTTTGCCGTTCGTCCTTATCTTTATCATATTGTTGTATTTGAACCAGAGCtggttaaatattttatttataagaatttcACAAAATTCTATTTATCCCGCTTTATATGCATTACGCAAAATAGCTGTACCAATCATCAGCTTATACCCATCATTATCTG aGTTTTATGACGAATGGTGCCTGATAGAAAACCCCTACTTTTATATCAATGATATGGACTGCTGGCCTTGTACTGTGGCTCATTCAGTATTAGACTTAACTGGTCACAATATCAGCAGATCCTTCAATATCGGTATTCCATACACTATAATGGAGAACAACACAAACGTTAAGATGAAAGATTTAGTCAATTTATATTGGAATAATCAAGATATCTTTGATGAAGATGCTAAAAGAATCTCTTCTAACAATGAAACTTTCAA aaaaatcCATGATGCAATGGACAAAAGATTAGATTTATTTCATACAACTTCTCTTACTACTCACATATCTTGGAGAATAAATCGTATGAAACCCAGTAGAATACTTCGAAAGCTATTTCCAAAGCCTGTGGAAACTCCAAATTGGTGGAGCCAAAgcacagaaaaatatatttttatcgacgaATCAAGATCACCCCCTTATTTATTG cctAATCCTGAATGTAGCAACATTATGATACGTTGCACAGCTGGTGCAAGACTTATAAAATTGATACCGAGCTCCGAGTGTACTCAACACTGTAGATCTTTGACTATTTTATTATCTGCTGGATATACTC TATGGTACAATTGGTGGTATTGGAAACCTGTGAGTCTACCAGTGTACAATGCTACTGATATTTCTATtggttatttaatttcgttttgtTGA
- the Polr1c gene encoding DNA-directed RNA polymerases I and III subunit RPAC1 produces the protein MEKNREPGWIMKEYENFEEYVHNTSDKSTALEKFLKNFKVNIVREQDREIEFDLIGCHTSIPNAFRRILLSEVPSIAIEQVYIVNNTSLLQDEVLAHRLGLIPLRADPRLFELPQSIGKTDDEVSDQDTLRYELKVTCSVNPQASKYSHLPEDMYRNSKVYSKDIKWVPIGRQADMFPRGSEQFSVLENDILICKMRPGHEIHVFMHAIKGIGKDHAKFSPVATASYRLLPIIRLTKSVKDEDADLLQSCFSPGVIEVVEKETKSGQKYREARVSNARYDSCARNVYRYDQLKNCVELSRVKDHFIFTIESIGTLPPTTLFMEAVKILKNKCRTFLAELENVGN, from the exons ATGGAGAAGAACCGAGAACCCGGATGGATTATGAAGGAGTATGAGAAC TTTGAGGAGTATGTACATAACACATCGGACAAGTCAACAGCATTGGAGAAGTTTTTAAAG AATTTCAAGGTAAACATAGTACGCGAACAAGACAGAGAAATAGAGTTTGATTTAATTGGATGCCATACATCAATACCTAATGCATTTCGTAGGATACTTTTAAGTGAAGTGCCAAGCATAGCCATTGAACAGGTATACATTGTAAACAATACTAGCTTGCTTCAAGATGAAGTACTTGCACACAG ATTGGGTCTGATACCTCTTCGTGCAGATCCTAGGTTATTTGAACTTCCTCAGAGCATTGGAAAAACTGATGATGAAGTTAGTGATCAAGATACTTTAAGATATGAGTTAAAAGTCACATGTAGTGTGAATCCACAAGCATCAAAATATTCTCATCTTCCAGAAGATATGTATAGAAATAGCAAAG TTTATAGTAAGGATATTAAATGGGTGCCAATAGGCAGACAAGCCGATATGTTTCCGCGTGGATCAGAACAATTTAGCGTCTTAGAAAACGacatattaatatgtaaaatgcGCCCTGGTCACGAGATCCACGTGTTTATGCATGCAATTAAAGGCATTGGCAAAGATCACGCCAAATTTTCTCCTGTAG ccaCTGCATCATATCGTCTTTTGCCGATTATTCGCTTAACCAAGTCTGTTAAGGATGAAGATGCGGATCTCCTGCAAAGCTGTTTCAGTCCCGGTGTGATAGAAGTggtggaaaaagaaacaaaatcggGTCAGAAGTATCGCGAAGCACGCGTTTCAAATGCTCGCTACGACAGCTGTGCCAGAAACGTCTATCGCTATGATCAACTAAAGAATTGTGTGGAACTTAGCCGAGTAAAAGATCATTTTATTT ttacgATAGAATCTATAGGAACATTACCGCCGACCACACTGTTTATGGAAGCTGTTAAAATACTTAAGAATAAGTGTAGAACATTTCTCGCAGAACTAGAAAATGtgggaaattaa